Part of the Candidatus Hydrothermales bacterium genome, GTGAAAAAGAAAATACTTCGTTTTTCNNNNNNNNNNAAGGACAAATAGACAATATAGATGGCTTCTTAGATGATATTACGCTGATGGATTATCTTACATGCAAAGTAGAGGGACGAGAGTTTCAATATGTAAAGAGAAAAAATTTTTATACCTATGAAACAAAAATTGGTATAGCAAGAGAAAAGACAACCTTGACATCAAAAGAAGGACATTTGTATAGAATACCTATGATCAGATTGAAGGATGATGTTGGTATTTTAGTAAAAATCTCAGGAATTGCTGAGGATATACCTCAAGAAGGAATTTTACA contains:
- a CDS encoding type III-B CRISPR module-associated Cmr3 family protein; the protein is GQIDNIDGFLDDITLMDYLTCKVEGREFQYVKRKNFYTYETKIGIAREKTTLTSKEGHLYRIPMIRLKDDVGILVKISGIAEDIPQEGIL